Proteins encoded within one genomic window of Ranitomeya variabilis isolate aRanVar5 chromosome 4, aRanVar5.hap1, whole genome shotgun sequence:
- the LOC143766910 gene encoding uncharacterized protein LOC143766910 isoform X3 translates to MEDDCTRRSEGQLTSSIFKSDNLEILQDTTKVIAVTPDISTSIHSKDLSSDPMKQVPSSDSLLTTKENQSQNQRGIKKQTAPKAKKSFSCSECGKCFNKKSDLVKHCRIHTGEKPFSCSECGKCFNQISVLDIQQRAHTGEKPFSCSECGKCFNQKGSLVSHQRTHTGEKPFSCSECGKCFNQKGSLVSHQRTRTGEKPFSCPECGKCFNHKVSLVSHQRTHTGEKPFSCSECGKCFNHKVSLVSHQRTHTGEKPFSCSECGKCFKWKALLVRHQSSHTGEMLFSCSECGKCFNQKTLLVRHQSSHTGEKPFSCSECGKCFNQKWLLVRHQSSHTGQKPFSCSECGKCFIQKSGLVNHRRIHTGQKPFSCSECGKCFTLKENLVRHQITHTGEKPFSCSECGKCFNQKSHLVTHQSSHTGEKPFSCSECGKCFNQKWHLVSHKRTHTGEKPFSCSECGKCFSQKRSLVSHQRTHTGEKPFSCSECGKCFKWKALLVRHQSCHTGEMPFSYSECGKCFNQKTLLVRHQSSHTGEKPFSCSECGKCFNQKWHLVSHQRTHTGEKPFSCSECGKCFIQKSDLVKHRRIHTGQKPFSCSECGKCFTLKESLVRHQITHTGEKPFSCSECGKCFNQKSHLVRHQSSHTGEKPFSCSECGKCFNQKSLLVRHQRRHIGEKPFLCS, encoded by the exons atggaag atgactgtaccaggagatcagagggacagctgacatcttcaatttttaaatctgataatcttgagatcctacaagatacaactaaagtgattgctgttactccagatatatcgacatccattcacagcaaagatctgtcatccgatcctatgaaacaggtcccatcttctgattcattactgactactaaggaaaatcaaagtcaaaatcaaagaggcattaaaaaacaaactgctcctaaagcaaagaagtcattttcatgttcagaatgtgggaaatgttttaacaagaaatcagatttggttaaacactgtagaattcacacaggggagaagcctttttcctgttcagaatgtgggaaatgttttaatcagatatCGGTTCTTGATATCCAgcagagagctcacacaggggagaagcctttttcctgttcagaatgtgggaaatgttttaaccagaaagggagtctagttagtcaccagagaactcatacaggggagaagcctttttcctgttcagaatgtgggaaatgttttaaccagaaagggagtctagttagtcaccagagaactcgtacaggggagaagcctttttcatgtccagaatgtgggaaatgttttaaccataaagtgAGTCTAgttagccaccagagaactcacacaggggagaagcctttttcctgttcagaatgtgggaaatgttttaaccataaagtgAGTCTAgttagccaccagagaactcacacaggggagaagcctttttcctgttcagaatgtgggaaatgttttaaatggaaagcgcttcttgttagacatcagagcagtcacacaggggagatgcttttttcatgttcagaatgtgggaaatgttttaaccagaaaacgcttcttgttagacatcagagcagtcacacaggggagaagcctttttcctgttcagaatgtgggaaatgttttaaccagaaatggcttcttgttagacatcagagcagtcacacaggacagaagcctttttcctgttcagaatgtgggaaatgttttatccagaaatcaggtTTGGTTAATCACCGTAGaattcacacaggacagaagcctttttcctgttcagaatgtgggaaatgttttaccctcaaagagaatcttgttagacaccaaataactcacacaggggagaagcctttttcctgttcagaatgtgggaaatgttttaaccagaaatcgcatcttgttacacatcagagcagtcacacaggggagaagcctttttcctgttcagaatgtgggaaatgttttaaccagaaatggcatcttgttagccacaagagaactcacacaggggagaagcctttttcctgttcagaatgtgggaagtgttttagccAGAAAAGGAGTCTAgttagccaccagagaactcacacaggggagaagcctttttcctgttcagaatgtgggaaatgttttaaatggaaagcgcttcttgttagacatcagagctgtcacacaggggagatgcctttttcatattcagaatgtgggaaatgttttaaccagaaaacgcttcttgttagacatcagagcagtcacacaggggagaagcctttttcctgttcagaatgtgggaaatgttttaaccagaaatggcatcttgttagccaccagagaactcatacaggggagaagcctttttcctgttcagaatgtgggaaatgttttatccagaaatcagatttggttaagcaccgtagaattcacacaggacagaagcctttttcctgttcagaatgtgggaaatgttttaccctcaaagagagtcttgttagacaccaaataactcacacaggggagaagcctttttcctgttcagaatgtgggaaatgttttaaccagaaatcgcatcttgttagacatcagagcagtcacacaggggagaagcctttttcctgttcagaatgtgggaaatgttttaaccagaaatcgcttcttgttagacatcagagacgtcacataggggagaagccttttttatgttcataa